The genomic region CCTTGCAGTCGGAACGAGATCCTCTGACTCAAGGGAAGTTAGTATATATGTGAGCAGCGTCATCTCTCTGACTTGCCTTCTCTATTTTAAACATGAAGGCCATTGTACCTACCTAACTTGCCTCCTAAATGTCAGAGGATCCACAGTCATCAGAACACAGCGGGAAACAATTGTACATCATTTGGATTATGAGATCAATCAATCTCCAGTCAAGAGTTTTATCTTACCGCCAGACAAGTTGCGCCGTTGTCTCCCTGCTGATCAGATTTAGTAGTGAAATTACATGACAAGCGCAACAAAAACCAACCCAGAATGCAGTAGTAGCTTCGATAAGGATAGCATCAAACATTAGTCAGTTCGGTTCCATACAAGGTACATTTCAGAGCAGCAACGAGGAGCTTTGCCGTCGCTTCCTGAAACAGTTTTAAGCTAGTCATTTCACTTCACAGGCTAAGGTACACAGAAAAACCTAGTGCTGAATTTCTGGGAGCCATCTTCTCAGAGCAAATGGAAATTTCATCAGCGCTCCTGATAGACAACAAGCTTGTTAGTGGCCCAATTTGTTCAGTTCAGGCCAGAACACAGTTAGTTTCACCCAAATAATTCTTCGATCCAGTGACAAACAGTTTATTCTCTCCTCTCTTCACATAGAGCAGAAAAACTGAACCAGAATACTAGTTCTCATGGACGAGCACCAGTCAGTGCTACTGGTACTTTCAAGTGCATGCAGTCGAGCGATTAGATCTTTTACCTTCCATTGCATCCTTCTTTTTTCTACAACCGGAACAAAGATAAGGACAGCTCGATGGTGTTGACGGGGCAGAGCAGTAACCTCCCCCATTATCTGTTATTAAATCTTCGAATGGCACTCGGTCCACTTGACAGATCGCACAGCGAAATGGGGGCAAATTTGCTTTTGACAGGGAATTCCTACCCAACCTGCAAAAGCCAGGGGACAAGATGTTACTATGCTGTCAAAAGGCTTAAAATGAACACGGTGAAGTAGAATACCAGATGGCATTCCTCAAACAAACAAAATGTCAATCAGCAATATATCTCAACAGCCAAGTGGACAAACTGATAAGAGAAGCATGTAATGACTGAGGCCATTAATTTATTATACAGCAGATTGTATATGGCTAGATGCTGCGGTGGAGGTTGATTCCTCTTCCCAGATCTGGTCGGGGCCTGGTAGCGGCCGGCAGCATCCCGGTCCGATGCGCATCGGGCGTGCGGCAGCAGGACTCGGCGGCCAGCGAGGGttggatcccggggcggcggccccggacgtCGGAGGACTGTGTCGGCGGCTGTGGACTCGCGACGGgcggcggccgcggtggtggacgATCCGTGCACAAGACGCTTGATGGAGGCCATTGGAACAGATCTGGGTGAAGACCTGCTCGCGGTTGCTGCCGAGGCCGGCGATGGCGGCACTATTTGGTGTCGTTCCCTTGTTGAAGGCATCGCTGTTGAGAAGTTCCAAGCCactatctgctacctccgggggaaaccctagatcagtagatcggatgacggcggcattATTGTGTCGTTTACCTcttggggcgtcattcttggaggtgtacacgggctcgagggaccagtggacggaaTAATTGGTGGAGCGGTGATTCATCCTGCACATTAATGGTGACGattctcggcggcgtggcgcagtggagactcggcgcccgatgtgTGGCGtgggactcgcgcaggagggtgacgttatcaggcgtcgtggtggcgtcgatggcagagagaccggGCAAGGTGGTGTAGCAGTACAGCACTGAAGATGGACTGGAGGCAGGTGgatgcggcggcctcatacccggcaggcgtcctggttgagaagtgcgccggactggtaggtgccccatacccgacaggcgtcctggttgggacctcaggtcttagatgtttaggtttggctgcgatgtatgtttggtattaggcccagactatcagcgccccttcatcaattggataggagtagcgacagttgttgcttagatggtggctttagtcttactgttgtatgactttgtaaggtcttgtgagaataactaataaagtggccgtatgcatcgcccagatgcagaggccgggggtcctcctccttttctaaaaaaaaagcaGATTGTATATGGAAGAGCCAAAGTGAGATGCTCCTAGCGGCAGATGAAGTTTGCTCATTCCAGTGCTAACCATTCTTGAAAACCTGATCTTCTACTGACAATGAGAAACGTAGGGTCCGTATTCAGGCGCTGTAGCGGCATACAAGATAAGAATCCTATCTTTCCAGACCACCTACTAGTCTAAAGAAGTACTACTGCAAGAGAAATGCAAACTAACAAAGGTGATATTCTAACATTACCTATGTTCCGTTACTAGAAGAAGCACAACAACTCAATAAATGACTACACAAATAGAAGTCATCTCAAAATCCTCGTTGTCCATCTCCAGTCAGAATGTGACGAGCAAAATATTTTTCGTGTATTACTTGGCTCTTTTGACCTTGGTCTACATTCTAATTTTCAACTAGACGGCATATTTAAGTAATGTTTAAAGGACGATGCCACCACAAGAGAAATGGACAATGCCACCACATAGAACAGAAAACAGCCACCATTTGCGTGAATACATATCTGGCAAGTACACCAGCTATATGCACCTAACCAAGAGAGTGGAAAAATAGGTCCAGTAATTCAACAGCACCAAACATAAAGGCATGTCTGGTACCCAGGACATGGTACATAAGACCAATTCATGGAGAGCTTGTGCAATGTTGCTTTACTACTTTTCATGAAATATTAAATACAGTAGCTACAGATGATTGAACAACTGACGCCCAAAAAAAAAAAAGACTACCAGTGCTAATCCAGAAACGTTCAGTTAGGGGGTGGATACAACCACTTGTTCTTCACCATCCAAAAGATGTATTGTATATCATCAAACTAAACCAGGGATAAGGAGATAAAAGTGAAGCAAAAGGAAATTATCCAATGACAAACACAAAATTCACATATGACAAATAAATGCACGACTAAAAAACATGTACTTTACTGATATGCATAGTATATAAAACAATATGAAGTGTAAGAGAAAAATAAGAACATGCCTTTCTTCCAACAATGCAGAGCCTTCTTCAAATAATTCCTCCACAAATCCAAATGAAGCAGACTTCTTTTTGTCACCAAGCTTTCCAACAGAGCTATGGGACCTCCTACCAAAAAGAAGAAACCTCAACTTGTTCTGATTTTGCTTTGGAGACGATGGTGGCGGTGTTGAACAATGATCAGATGGGATGATATCAACAACTACACAAGTTGTATCATCTTTCAATCCAGTTGTCTTTAGAGCTTGCTGTACAAGCAAAATTGATCTCAGTTAGATGGTCAAGACAATCAAGCATACTGCAGAAAGTATGGGACAATTTAACAACTGCAGTGAAATGCATACTGACCTTAACAACAAGCTTTGCGGCCAATTCTGCAGGCAAGCCTCTGCACGCCTGCGCTGCAATCTCTGAGGACACTGCATCCCATATTCCATCTGATGCAATTATTAGCCTTCCTCCAGCACTAGAGAGCTATGGCAAACCCAAAACACACATGTCAGTCAAGATACACTAGAATAAGGTACGCTCATGGCATTTGATCAAACTTCCAAAATTCACCTTCACTTGCTTGACATGTGGAATTGGCACGATGAACTCCCCAACATCGGTATCCCCAATTGATCTTGAAAGGCACAGTCCACCTGGCCAGCATCGGAGAGGGCCAAcctatataaaaataaacataACAATTTACCCCCAAAGTTTATATCCAAATATGCAGTTGCATCCCCAAACTGATCCCAGTAGAGCGGTACCTGCTGCCCACCGCAAAGGTTCAGCCGGCTGACCTCCCCTCCACTCGCCGTGACACGCTCCCGCTCCTCTACATTCTCCTCTAGCCTGTGGTCAACGGTTAGCAGAGAGACCACACCACCTTGAGTGTCAAGGATGCACCTGGAGTCTCCGACTGACGCCACAGTCACGGTGAACCCATCGATGACGACCAACGTCGCCGTCGTCCCTGACATTTCCCCTGCACCAATTCCCAGAGTTAACAACATCTTAGTGATGAGATTCGCCGGGGAATATAATGGCATTGCAAGGACCTCTCTCTGAGTCTCACCCTTGCGCTGGAAGTCAATATCTGTCTTGACGAAGCCTGCCACAAGCGCGCGCGGCAGCACCTGCAGCCAGTCCTCGCGGCTGATACCCTGCGGCACGGCGCTCATCACGTCGTCGAGCAAGTGCTCCTTGCTGAACACCGCCGCCGACACGCCATTGTGGCCGTCGAACACCTACAATCAGCAGATCCGAGAAACAAACACGCCCTCACATGGCCGAACCCGAGAGAGAAAAAACAAAAGGGGGCCTGCGAATAAGACAGTGCGCGTACGGCGAAGACGGAAAAGGCCGAGGAAGGGTCGCCGGGGACGCGGAGGCAGTCGGGCTTGACCAGGAAGTAGTCCTCGCCGCGCTTGGCGAAGCCGGAGTGGCCGTACCGCACGAGCGGGCGCTCGGagccgccgccgcggagctcgcggCCGATCAGCGTCGCCAGAGGCAGCGCCGGGGGCAGCGTCTCCTCATTGGAGGCGCTCTCCATCACAGCCCCCTGCTGCGGTCCTAGCGAAGAAGCATCTTCCCAAGAACCCGCTCGAATGGCGCCATTTCTTGCGGGGAAAAGCTCTGGTCGGCGGCCCCGGCGGGGAAGGCTCCGAGCTGGATCTGAGACGACGCGACGGGTCCTCGTATTCCCGGGCCGGCGTCGCAATGCGGGCGGCGGCGAGCTGGGGTTTGGGGAATTCGGTGAAGGGAGTAAAGGCAGAAGGGACAGAGGAAGTCCGCCGACTCTAGAGTGACAAGGTGGAGAGGAGTAGAGTATTATGATTTAGAGAAATAGTGGGGGGTTTGGTTTGGTCCAAATTATTCAAGCTAAAAAAAACTTACTAAAATGAAGAGTACTTGCAAgctttttataaataaataaagagtAGTGGGATGGCTAGCCCAGTTGGGCTACCTAGGACTAGTGCTGATTAGCTTAGCTATAGGAGGTCAATGGTGGTTTACAGCTTTAGATTAAGAAACATGTGTCTGCCTGGATTTGCTCCGCTTGTCGTACCGTCGAGTGTGTATGTCTTTTTTCTCTGCGGAACCATGTTGCCGGCTAAACTGGATGTCATGTTGACCATCGATGGTTTTGGTGTGAAGTCATGGACCCATGTGCTATTATTGCAAATCTTCAGATTCTCGCTAAATATACTTCTTCTGTTTTCTGAATAGGGTGCATATACATATTTTGTTGTTCAGGCCATACCGGGCCAAACGGGTCGGCACGGCTCGGCCCGCGGTAAACGTGCCTGGCACGACACGACCCGTGACGGCACGACTAATAGCCAGGCCGTGTCGTGCCGGCCCACGGGCGGGAGGTCCCAGCCTAGGCACGGCCCAGCTACTAATCGAGCCGGCCCACTAGCACGCCAGGCCCGCTAGTTCGTCTGCTATTTGACGCACTGGGCATTTTTAGCCTATTTTTACCTGTTGAGTCATATATAGATGTATAAAAAAACATAATTGGATCGtgtcgtgccggcccgcgtgctcaGGCTAGCAGCCCAAGCATGGCCCAGGGCATGCCGCGTGCCGGGCCCGGCCCATTTAGCCCGTGCCGTGTCTGGCccatggcgggccgtgccggcGTGCTCACGGGTCGGCCTGGTTAGCCCGACCCATTTGGCCAGCTATAGTTTAGGTATGGTCATCAATCTACTATGAGCATGTTTGGTTGCTTGTATCTTttttctccttcatatgtgtctcaCCCGGGACATTCAAATACTTGTGTTGATGGACTGCGTGATATTTGGTTGCGTAAATTTGGCCAGGTCTGCTTACTTTGTACCCCATGTGATGATCTTATCATATATACCTTACATACTATCAGAACAATCACGTAAATAAAACCGTGTTACAATCATCTCACACGGCTCAAACTGAACATGAGACTTGACTGCTTCAACATTGCTTTTCCATTTGAGCACAAACTTGGAATAAGCATACTGTGCCTTCTATCTACTCTTAGACCCTTTGAAGAAGTTGACTGTGTAATGAGGCACTTATTCTTGGTTGTTTGTCATGAACTGTAAACCCCTAGAACATTTCCTCTCTACACCACATACCACTTCACCTAGCATTGACAAAAGAGTAACAATTCAAGCAACAAGCAAAGGAATACACTACACATGGAACAAAAAAAACTTATGCATGCACCATCATATACCCAAAAGGCAAAACAACTTCATCATAACTACTATTGTTACATCTTACCACCACATCCAAAAAGAGGgtgtaactgttggaaatatgccctagaggcaacaatatttgtattattatatttcgaTATTCACaactaagagtttatatttcatgctaactgctatgatcctagaatatgtgattcagtggaaaactcatatgcacgtgtggaatgataaatggttaaataaaaggttcctagtcttgcctttGGGACTAACTCAAGTGTTGTgagtatacctggccatacctcgggccgggcctagccaagcccgacgcaaaaaacctaggcccgagcccggcccggcccgaccatcgggcctgttttctgggcccgagcccggcccgaacatgTAAAAGCCCGTCGGTCTCCATGCCGACCCGACCCGACCTTCAGAAAAGTGCAAAAAGACGGGCCCGGgcctggcccggcccggccatcgggctcaaaatctaggcccgagcccggcccgagcccggcccgggagcagcgtcgggccggaccgggtcgggctttttcgggctgGCCGGGctgggcttcccatggccaggtatgGTTGTGGGTGATCACGTTTTCCGTACCTTGGGATAGTATTAAGTGTAACTGTAGTCCTAAAACagcattgagattatgacgttggaaaaatgatcatattgaatcgacccaaacttgtttgttttgaattgagttaatatcgtctgtattcaattgtaataacacggagtgttaacgtgtgattttgctccttagaccatgagagtatcatggtCACTTCTTACCATGCGGTGGGCTTTGGGGTTTCTCAAACGTCACATGTAACAtgatgatcataacgacaacttacaagttcatcggaaagtttgacaagtggacggatagctcaagagtgggatttgctcctccaacaatGGGGAGATATTCTTAGGGGCCTCTCGGTGTGACTACATCCATCATCGTATGGCCAGagataggtgactatgtcacggggatgccggaacacattaatgagaaagaagaacaaaaccggtaacgggggcaatggtatagtgagcatggtgatgactcaggaggataacCAATGCAAagcgggttttgtaaagtatcgcgaagcaaagggaacatcacatgataacctaagattcactcgaatatcattcgtgtactcatagggaccgatatggactTCCACGGTCCTGCTGCCGGTCATTGAATGAActgtttcgttcatgtctatgagttaccgaacctacggggtcacaaacTTAAGGAAATCATGATATtttgagtgttagtaggacaggagtgatgataatatatttgtggaattgtttcattaatatttagAATAGTTTTGAGAGGATCcgaaagcgtttcggggtcacccgaagggtttcggtgaatatcgggtaatatcAGGTATTACCGATatattattgaaggaaatatgccctagaggcaataataaaggtattatttatttccttatatcatggtaaatttttattattcatactagaattgtattaatcggaaacatgatacatgtgtgaatacatagacaaacagagtgtcactagtatgcctctacttgactagctcgttgatcaaagatggttatgttttgctagccatagacaaagagttgtcatttgattaacgggatcacatcattaggagaatgatgtgattgacttgacccattccgttagcttagcacttgatcgtttagtttgttgctattgctttctacatgacttatacatgttcctgcgactatgagattatgcaactcccatttaccggaggaacactttgtgtgctaccaaacgtcacaacgtaactgggtgattataaaggtgctctacaggtgtctccgaaggtacttgttgggttggtgtatttcgagattaggatttgtcactccgattgtcggagaggtatctctgggcccactcggtaatacacatcacttaagccttgcaagcattgcaattaatgagttagttgcgggatgatgtattacggaacgagtaaagagacttgacggtaacaagattgaactagatattgagataccgacgatcgaatctcgggcaagtaacataccgatgacaaagggaacgacgtatgttgttatgcggtttgaccgataaagatctccgtagaatatgtaggagccaatatgagcatccaggttccgttattagttatttaccggagacgtatcttggtcatgtctacatagttctcgaacccgtagggtccgcacgcttaaagttcgatgacagttatattatgagtttatgtgttttgatgtaccgaaggtagttcggagtcccggatgagatcggggacatgacgaggagtctcgaaatggtcgaaacataaagattgatatattggacgactatattcggacatcggaaaggttccgagtggttcgggtatttttcgaagtaccggggagttacgggaatacgggcgaagaagtatatgggccttattgggttttaggggagagagagaggcaggccgcgcgcccctccaatgactagtccgaattggactagggggaggggcggcgccccctccttccttctcttccctcttccccttccttgtctcccactcctactacttggaaggggaggaatcctactcccggtgggagtagggctcctccagggcgcgccataggggccggccctctccccccccctccactcctttatatacgtggccagggggcaccccatagagacaacaattgatctcttggatcttttagccgtgtgcggtgcccctctccaccatagtccaccttgataatatcgtagcggtgcttaggcgaagccctgcgatggtagaccatcaacataatcaccacgccgtcgtgctgacggaactctccctcaaagctcggctggatccgatttcaagggacgtcatcgagctgaacgtgtgctgaactc from Triticum aestivum cultivar Chinese Spring chromosome 4A, IWGSC CS RefSeq v2.1, whole genome shotgun sequence harbors:
- the LOC123085639 gene encoding probable protein phosphatase 2C 33 isoform X1 codes for the protein MESASNEETLPPALPLATLIGRELRGGGSERPLVRYGHSGFAKRGEDYFLVKPDCLRVPGDPSSAFSVFAVFDGHNGVSAAVFSKEHLLDDVMSAVPQGISREDWLQVLPRALVAGFVKTDIDFQRKGETQREVLAMPLYSPANLITKMLLTLGIGAGEMSGTTATLVVIDGFTVTVASVGDSRCILDTQGGVVSLLTVDHRLEENVEERERVTASGGEVSRLNLCGGQQVGPLRCWPGGLCLSRSIGDTDVGEFIVPIPHVKQVKLSSAGGRLIIASDGIWDAVSSEIAAQACRGLPAELAAKLVVKQALKTTGLKDDTTCVVVDIIPSDHCSTPPPSSPKQNQNKLRFLLFGRRSHSSVGKLGDKKKSASFGFVEELFEEGSALLEERLGRNSLSKANLPPFRCAICQVDRVPFEDLITDNGGGYCSAPSTPSSCPYLCSGCRKKKDAMEGKRSNRSTACT
- the LOC123085639 gene encoding probable protein phosphatase 2C 33 isoform X2 — translated: MESASNEETLPPALPLATLIGRELRGGGSERPLVRYGHSGFAKRGEDYFLVKPDCLRVPGDPSSAFSVFAVFDGHNGVSAAVFSKEHLLDDVMSAVPQGISREDWLQVLPRALVAGFVKTDIDFQRKGEMSGTTATLVVIDGFTVTVASVGDSRCILDTQGGVVSLLTVDHRLEENVEERERVTASGGEVSRLNLCGGQQVGPLRCWPGGLCLSRSIGDTDVGEFIVPIPHVKQVKLSSAGGRLIIASDGIWDAVSSEIAAQACRGLPAELAAKLVVKQALKTTGLKDDTTCVVVDIIPSDHCSTPPPSSPKQNQNKLRFLLFGRRSHSSVGKLGDKKKSASFGFVEELFEEGSALLEERLGRNSLSKANLPPFRCAICQVDRVPFEDLITDNGGGYCSAPSTPSSCPYLCSGCRKKKDAMEGKRSNRSTACT